Part of the Lotus japonicus ecotype B-129 chromosome 6, LjGifu_v1.2 genome, TCTCTCATCAGATCATGGTGGTTCATAGCGAAGATGTGGCGGAAGCAGAAACTAAGTCGCAAATCCTCTTTCTCTCGTAGCTAGGAGTGCAGTGGTGGTGTTTGTTTCACCTAAAACTCAACGAGCTGTCCGCGAACTTCATTTACAGGTCGTAGGTGCTCatagtaaaatttaaagatttgtTGCCATAGCAAAAACTAAGTAGTGGACCAGCTTCCTCTTGTGGCCAAGAACGCGGTGGTGGTGTTTCTTTTCCTTAAAACTCAACGAGCTTGGCCACAAAATAAATGCATCATCCTTGCCAAGTGACAAGAGAAGGCTGAAGAAGATGTAGAGGCTTGCAGCTAAGAGGTTTtctcccctctctctctctctctctctctctctctctctctctctctctctctcctcttctcTGTGGAGGGCCAACCACGTTGCCTTTGGCTTTCTATCGCAAAACTTCAACGCACCACCATTATTCTTTAGCGAACGCGGATCGAATCTGATCTGCTCCAACCCGAATTCTATCTTTCCCTTTAGAGGTTAGAGTTTCTCCTCATCCCCtacttttaaatttaaatttaaatttcatgACAAACTGAAAGAATGTAATTTTATTTCTTATCACAAATTACAACATGTGATTACATTATATAGATTAATGCCCGCTCTACTGATTATGGAAATATATCATATCCTATATCAAACTCAAAAAGTGGCAAGTGTTATAGGTGGCATGCTCTGAGCCTTGCCTGATTTGACTTTACTCATTTTCCTTACTAAATTTTGTAGTTTGATTAtgtcataaataattttattcattttttccacatttaatatttgatgataaaaaataaatcgaaatattatattatttcatAAATATTTCGAATTTctataataataatatcatAAAATGATGATAACAAATTGATACAATTTTAAAATCATTGATCTTATCTctattattttagaaaaataataagTTTGTTCACTAAATTTAGTCATTGTTGCAATAATTAAGTTTCCTAACATCATTCAATCTCATTTATAAATtaggaaaattttaaatttgagtaGAATCCCTTATTATCAAGTAATGAGTCAACTACACATGATAATTCTTTGTGAACGATGATGAAAATGGATTGAGAACGATCGCGATAAGTCAAATATTCAAAATTAAATAGTCTGATATCAATGCCAATATTATGTGTGTTGATCATAACCGCAAGCAATTACGTAATTTCTTactttaaaatatttcaaaatttcataaAAGTCTTCAGTTTTTATTATAGATACATGTTACAAGATTGTATATCAAACTACGTCTCTgctcttcattttttttcaattattcTTTGAATCTTTGTTTTCAAGAGTTACAAGCAAACAAGAGTTCAAGATTCTTGCAATGATGATGAAGGAAATGCATGTTCGACGAGTGTAGTTTATAAAGTTGTTTTTACTACGatttgattaaaatttaataatttttatgacGTACATGTGCGtttaatttatcttttattataaattttgtCTCTCATATATTAGTCGTGCCCGAGTTCAATAATAATATCTTCTAATTACAATTGTACTAATCAcacaaataaagaaataaaaatctaATAATATTATCACGATATTGATGAATGAATGCCTATTATTATCATAATATTACAACATTCTCTCTTATGTTGATGAATGAATGCCTATTATTATCAGCTTACAAGTAAGATCCTGAAACTGGCTTCATCGGAAGTCCTTTGATGAATACATCGGCTATTGAAGTTCTAAAAGGACATACTACAAAGATATGAGACATTTCCAATTCTCCTTGGTTAAGTGTCGATCTATCTCTGATTCTGTTCTAAAAGGACATACTAAGTGTGTGTTCTATCATGTTTGATTGGGTTATGAGCTAGATTTGTTATCACAATATAGTTTCACAGGAGCCTCACACTTCATCTTGAGATCatctaaaataattttcatcCAAAATAATTTACATATTCCCTGAGCCATGCTATGAACTCAACCTCTGCGCTCGATCTTGCGTCTAGATTTTGCTTCTACTCCTCCATGTTACTGAATTTCCACAAATACAATATCCAGGAGTGAACCTTACATCTATGATTGATCATACGTTAGTGTCAATTTCCATAGACAAATTTTCTTCTCACCTCCCTTCATTTTTTACTGCTAAGGTACTTTTTAACTTGAAGCGTTCCACAAAAGCACCTATTTGGTCAAAACTCAAGTACTCAACTCCATATTAACACTGGTGATGTAATAATATAAAGGAAATTATGGCCCTCCATTTCCCATTCACCTACAAACTGGGAAATTTTTGGTCAAGTGCATCAGTGAGAAGTATATTTTCCTTCTCACTCTGACCTGTTTTCCATACCTTTAATTCTAAGGGATGAGAGGTAGATTCACTCTAACGTTTGAGTACTGACCTGTCTTCCAAACAATGCCAAATAGAAATCTCACGACTCTCCACTATTCAAGATGAAATGAAAacttcattaattcaagatATTCTCAAAGGAAGACCATATCAGGTCTAAATAGTCATTACTAAGAGAAACAGGAAATTAAATTACTCAGGAGGATGAACATCCgggcaaggaatacattttcctTCCTTAACATTACAAATTTTCCCTTCCCGAGCAACCCTATCAGAAGCAGCTCCTTCAATCTTGAGTCCGGGATTAAGAATTGTCAGCTGATTGACTGCATTGTCAAAAGCTCCTTTGGCCGCCCTAAGAAGTAAAGATGTGAGGTTTtcaacttctttcttctttgacTCAAGAGATTTTTCAGCACTCTTATTCTTTTTTTGCTCATCTTCAAGGAGCTTAAAGAAATTTTCTTTCTCGGTCATCAAAGAATTGATCTTATCTTCATCCATCTTAATCTTTTTTTGGAGGTTTtcaacttctttcttcttctcttcaaaAGAGGCAGCGGCAGAGGTAGCAGAAGCTTCAGCATAAGAACACTTAGTCTTTAAGCTGAGAACATCTTCTTCAAGAGTTCCCATTTTTGAAATGAGAGTTTTCACCTTCTCTGCCAGCTTATCTCTCTCTTGCTCGGCATCAGTAAGCTTGGTACTTAATCTTATGATAccatttttactcatttctgCTGCTTGGGTGTGTTTCATTATTGTTTCCTCATAGTAAGGAATGACAACCGAACCCAAGGATCGAGCAACAGATGCAGTCCTTAAACTTTGTTTGACCGTTAAATCAATGATTTCCTGGATGCTTAAGGAATCAAGCTGACCATCGTCAACATCTTTGAAGTCAATGGGAGTCTTTAGGAATTCAGGATCCCAAAGACGAATCTTCTCATGAGCTTGCAtctcttttttctcttcctCTATCTCAGCTTtagtcttctttttcttcactgGCTCTGTTTTACTTGGATTTTTCCTTTTCCTGTCATCAATTACAGTCGGATCAGGGACTGTTGAGGAACCTACAAGAATGTTGTGATCAGAAGTGAAACCAATTCTGGCCTTAGAATTATCAGCAACTCCAAAATCAGGAGCTCCATGTTGCTTGCCAATTCCATCAGCAACAAGGGTGGTCGGGTCGTTTTCTTGATCCTTGGCTTGCTCGGCATCTTGACTAACTTTATGTTTTTGTTGCTCCTGAATTGCAAGGATTTGGGTCATCAAGTCAGAAGGATCCATATCATTCTCAACTGTAAATAGAAAAAGAATGTTAGCATCAATAATAAGAAGAGAAGCAATggaaaaaaatatcaaacatAGGCGAGTTGTTAGAAGTTAGAACCATGGTCAAGCTAACACAACCAAGGTTAGATGCAATATCAAGAACGTCCtatatagaaagaaaaatttAATAACAACCAAAGCCTTTTCCCAGTGGGTGAAGTGGGCCTTTTCCCACTAGTTGAAGTGGGCTACATGGATTAAACAATATCATAATATCCTGTCAGGAATCAAGTTTAATGACAGACCATTTAAATCAACAACTCCATTAATGTTTGACCAACAGAGAATATTTTTAACAGAAAACAAATTGAAGTTATAAGGACATAAGGAAAACTGAGGGAGTACAGGCAAGAAAACCTGGCAAATCCGCAACATCTGTTCTTTTATTTAGACATCGAGCAAAACCATTGTGTTTGGAGTAGCATCCATCAGAGTCACAAGTCTCTCCAATGGCTAATTCTGGCAAACCATTTTGCTCAAGCTTATCTTTACTTGGTGAACCCTCCGGTGATGGATTGGTATCAACTATTTCAGGAATTACTTTTGGAATATTACTTAACAAAAGTGATTGTTCCAATGGAGTCTCAAGCTTCAGTTTTCTGTCCAAGTACTCAGAAAGTGTATGGAAATATGGTTAAGGCCCAAATTGCCCATTCACAGCTATTATAAAATATCATTACCATGCAGAGAAGAACAGAAAACAATACATCATAAATCGAATCAATATAACAACTTTCACACTACTTGACAACTCTCTCCAATTTGAAAGTGATTAGGTGATATTGAAAGCATTAAACTAGGTAACAAATTAACAATTATAACATTTCGGCCTTTAGTTACTACTCTTCGGTAACATTAGAAAAAATACTATATCATGAAAGGATATTCCCTCCTCCGTCCCTTTTCATTGGCCTGGTCAATGCGATTCTGTAACAATGCTAACTCTCTTGGAATCCACTGCCATATAAAGCAGAAGAGAGAGATTTCAGTTAGTACCTCCTGGCATGTGCTTAACAAAATTTCATAAGATTCTAAATTCTATGCATAATATTATGAGTTTTTACATTTTACCACTGAATTTGGGAAAATAATgagttttttttcctgtttacTTGCTCTACAACAAGAAATTGCACTTTTTAATTATATTGAGTTCTACACTTATAATACGTTTATAATAGCTAAAGGGATTTACACAGCAATATTTATATGCTACATACATGCTTTATTATGTCTTCATGCAGACATCTAGCTTTCTGCTCAAGCTCCAGCTGTAAAACACAGATATGGTTATGAACTATTCACATTATTCTACAAGTTCaatcaattatatttttacAAATCAAACTCTTTCTCATAACAAGCATAAAGATCGCACCACGAGAGAAAGCCCATACAATCAATATGGCCTAAAATAGCTGAAATTAAAAGTTTCCAGGTCCTGACCCAAAACTAGTACTGAACTGACCTAGATATATGGCCTTCAATATATACCATGATTTTGTTTCTCAGGAAGCTTTTGATATTAATGCTACTTCCCATGATTTATATCATATACGGTATGATCCATCCCTCTACTCTCCACTTCCCCCGGTTCACTTGTCCCATCCTTATGTTACtaacatatatatattagcTTCATTTACAGGATTAAGCATAAAAGAATGTTAGATTGGGCATGATGTGAAAATGGGAGAAATTAGACTCTGCCTTCAATGCTCAAGAGTAAAAACATGGGAgcttcaataattttttttattaattattatacaatTTATACTTCATTTGCCTTTTTTGCAGATATTTTCTAATACAGCCAGCCTATTTTTGCAccgcataataatatagttGTATTACTAAAACCAGAAAGGTTTTACAAGGACCTTACTTATATTTGATCAGATCACTGAGCATAAAGTTTTTTATGGTGCACACTAAGCTGATACCACTCACACACAACAAACTTACTATAGTTGGCTGTTTGAGTAGACCACTTCTCATTCTCTGATACAGATCTTGACACTCTTCCTGCAGATGATGCTAAATGTTAAAATTATAAATGACTCTGAAGCTGAATCCTGAAAGGTGGGCATAAATTCCTTAAGAGAATAGGGATCGAGATAACAACAAAGAGCCCCTATGAGTATAAAACAATGATCACCTCAGAAACCCATCTATGCTCTTAGGCACGAAATTATACAGTATAATCAACACTCAACATCTTCAAAAAATGATTTAAAGAATGAGAATTATCCAAATTTTTTCAGTAACTTCTACTTATTTTGCTCCAATGTCTCTTGAAACGGGCAAAGTTACAGCAGAAAATCCTGTTACAAGTTACAACAGCATTAATACCTCAGTAAAATCATCGTCTGAAATTTTGCAGATAGGTACACCTTTTGGcacatgagaaagtttgagcAGAATTTCTTTGTTGTTTTCATCATTCTTTGAAGATCTGTTTATTCCTGTGGTGGACGCAAATTCGTAATGTCAGTATATGCATGTTAGGAAAGTATGGTAGTCAGTAAAAGAACATCATTCATGTTGACCTTCTAGAGAAATGCACTGTGCCACTAAAGAGCACTCTACTGAAAGCTTTCCATTTTATAGATCATTTTCCTTTTTCAGATATGTGTGTTAGGTACAATGCATGACTTGGTTTTATGCAACATTCTTTTTCTACCAACTAAAGTGAACTACTATACTTTCATAGATAGAAAAATTGTATTATGACCATTAACTTCAAGCCATCACAAAGATTACCTACTACTGGTAGGAGCAGATGTGAATTCTTCTGTAAGTAGTCATTCGGGTCAGACTTAATTCTTACAAAACTTCCAAACACTTTGCTGTCAAAAGTATCTGGTTGCTTCAAAAGCTCCTCCAGTAAGCTCCTCTTCAAGTACACAAGCTTGAGGTTTGAACTAATTATGGCTGCAAAGAAGCTCTGAGTCTTTTTAGAAACTATGTTCTGACAAGGTTTGGTACTTGAGATCAATTTTCTCCGCGTCGATATTACGAATGGCTCATTATCATCCCTATCTTCTGAACTACTAGTGACATCATCCATTTCCTTAAAATTCTCTGCAAAATGTGGAGCCAAAAGGTTTTGAATGTTATTTCTATTCACTGATCTCCTCCCCAGTAAAGATCTTAGTTGTTGATCAcaaattatatttctttttttctgGGGGTCAAAAAGCTTGTTTTCTTTGCAGTACTCAGTAATGATCAAAGCAACGTCACATTCAGATAATTCTCTGCTCGTGTCTCTACCAGTATATTTAAGAAAGTCGATGAGATTTCTTGAACcccatccaataaactcttttTTCTTATCTCCTTTTATTGACTTCAGCTTTTCTGTGTGCTTCTTTTCCCTCGCTGATTTAACTCCATCTCTGACATTCAGGTCATCACAATCAGAAACTTCAAAGTCACTTCCATCTTCAGATTCTCCactatcatcttcctcttcagcTATTTCATCTAGATCCAACTCACTCTTGTTTTTGCTATTCTTCAAGAAGTTACGGGCAGAGTGTACATGTTGAGAATTCAgcccttcttctttttttataatttcataATA contains:
- the LOC130726956 gene encoding zinc finger CCCH domain-containing protein 19-like isoform X1, whose protein sequence is MARKKLKRRKEEIAEDWCFVCKDGGLLRVCDYGDCLKAYHPRCVGYDDTFLEDDSYWTCGSHFCDRCRKTSQFRCLCCPSAVCGKCIYFGEFAIIKGKKGVCRHCSKLAFLIEGNADVDSDGGNIDFKDRETYECLFAEYYEIIKKEEGLNSQHVHSARNFLKNSKNKSELDLDEIAEEEDDSGESEDGSDFEVSDCDDLNVRDGVKSAREKKHTEKLKSIKGDKKKEFIGWGSRNLIDFLKYTGRDTSRELSECDVALIITEYCKENKLFDPQKKRNIICDQQLRSLLGRRSVNRNNIQNLLAPHFAENFKEMDDVTSSSEDRDDNEPFVISTRRKLISSTKPCQNIVSKKTQSFFAAIISSNLKLVYLKRSLLEELLKQPDTFDSKVFGSFVRIKSDPNDYLQKNSHLLLPVVGINRSSKNDENNKEILLKLSHVPKGVPICKISDDDFTEEECQDLYQRMRSGLLKQPTILELEQKARCLHEDIIKHWIPRELALLQNRIDQANEKGRRRELSEYLDRKLKLETPLEQSLLLSNIPKVIPEIVDTNPSPEGSPSKDKLEQNGLPELAIGETCDSDGCYSKHNGFARCLNKRTDVADLPGFLAFENDMDPSDLMTQILAIQEQQKHKVSQDAEQAKDQENDPTTLVADGIGKQHGAPDFGVADNSKARIGFTSDHNILVGSSTVPDPTVIDDRKRKNPSKTEPVKKKKTKAEIEEEKKEMQAHEKIRLWDPEFLKTPIDFKDVDDGQLDSLSIQEIIDLTVKQSLRTASVARSLGSVVIPYYEETIMKHTQAAEMSKNGIIRLSTKLTDAEQERDKLAEKVKTLISKMGTLEEDVLSLKTKCSYAEASATSAAASFEEKKKEVENLQKKIKMDEDKINSLMTEKENFFKLLEDEQKKNKSAEKSLESKKKEVENLTSLLLRAAKGAFDNAVNQLTILNPGLKIEGAASDRVAREGKICNVKEGKCIPCPDVHPPE
- the LOC130726956 gene encoding zinc finger CCCH domain-containing protein 19-like isoform X2, whose product is MARKKLKRRKEEIAEDWCFVCKDGGLLRVCDYGDCLKAYHPRCVGYDDTFLEDDSYWTCGSHFCDRCRKTSQFRCLCCPSAVCGKCIYFGEFAIIKGKKGVCRHCSKLAFLIEGNADVDSDGGNIDFKDRETYECLFAEYYEIIKKEEGLNSQHVHSARNFLKNSKNKSELDLDEIAEEEDDSGESEDGSDFEVSDCDDLNVRDGVKSAREKKHTEKLKSIKGDKKKEFIGWGSRNLIDFLKYTGRDTSRELSECDVALIITEYCKENKLFDPQKKRNIICDQQLRSLLGRRSVNRNNIQNLLAPHFAENFKEMDDVTSSSEDRDDNEPFVISTRRKLISSTKPCQNIVSKKTQSFFAAIISSNLKLVYLKRSLLEELLKQPDTFDSKVFGSFVRIKSDPNDYLQKNSHLLLPVVGINRSSKNDENNKEILLKLSHVPKGVPICKISDDDFTEEECQDLYQRMRSGLLKQPTILELEQKARCLHEDIIKHWIPRELALLQNRIDQANEKGRRRELSEYLDRKLKLETPLEQSLLLSNIPKVIPEIVDTNPSPEGSPSKDKLEQNGLPELAIGETCDSDGCYSKHNGFARCLNKRTDVADLPVENDMDPSDLMTQILAIQEQQKHKVSQDAEQAKDQENDPTTLVADGIGKQHGAPDFGVADNSKARIGFTSDHNILVGSSTVPDPTVIDDRKRKNPSKTEPVKKKKTKAEIEEEKKEMQAHEKIRLWDPEFLKTPIDFKDVDDGQLDSLSIQEIIDLTVKQSLRTASVARSLGSVVIPYYEETIMKHTQAAEMSKNGIIRLSTKLTDAEQERDKLAEKVKTLISKMGTLEEDVLSLKTKCSYAEASATSAAASFEEKKKEVENLQKKIKMDEDKINSLMTEKENFFKLLEDEQKKNKSAEKSLESKKKEVENLTSLLLRAAKGAFDNAVNQLTILNPGLKIEGAASDRVAREGKICNVKEGKCIPCPDVHPPE